A part of Larimichthys crocea isolate SSNF chromosome VII, L_crocea_2.0, whole genome shotgun sequence genomic DNA contains:
- the gjd1b gene encoding gap junction delta-2 protein — protein MPLIPTMGEWTILERLLEAAVQQHSTMIGRILLTVVVIFRILIVAIVGETVYEDEQTMFICNTLQPGCNQACYDKAFPISHIRYWVFQIILVCTPSLCFITYSVHQSAKQKDRRYSFLYPIMERDYGGRDGTRKLRNINGILVQHGGDSGGGKEEPDCLEVKEIPNAPRGLTHGKSSKVRRQEGISRFYIIQVVFRNALEIGFLAGQYFLYGFSVPGIFECDRYPCLKEVECYVSRPTEKTVFLVFMFAVSGICVVLNLAELNHLGWRKIKAAIRGVQARRKSICEIRKKDMAHLSQPPNLGRTQSSESAYV, from the coding sequence gaTCCTGCTAACGGTAGTGGTCATCTTCCGTATCCTGATCGTGGCAATCGTTGGGGAGACAGTCTATGAGGATGAGCAGACCATGTTCATCTGCAACACCCTGCAGCCTGGCTGCAACCAGGCCTGCTACGACAAGGCCTTCCCCATTTCCCACATCCGCTACTGGGTCTTTCAGATCATACTTGTGTGTACCCCCAGCCTCTGCTTTATCACTTACTCTGTCCACCAGTCGGCCAAACAGAAAGACCGGCGCTACTCCTTTCTCTATCCCATAATGGAGAGGGACTACGGGGGAAGGGATGGGACTCGAAAACTCCGCAACATCAATGGAATTCTTGTTCAACATGGCGGTGATAgcggaggaggaaaggaagaacCTGACTGCCTGGAGGTGAAGGAGATCCCCAACGCCCCGCGGGGCCTCACCCATGGGAAGAGCTCCAAGGTTCGCCGGCAAGAAGGGATCTCCCGTTTTTACATCATTCAAGTGGTGTTTAGAAATGCACTGGAGATTGGCTTCTTGGCGGGCCAATACTTCCTTTACGGCTTTAGTGTGCCTGGGATTTTCGAGTGCGACCGCTACCCATGTCTGAAGGAGGTGGAGTGCTACGTGTCCCGCCCCACGGAAAAAACGGTTTTCCTGGTGTTCATGTTTGCGGTGAGCGGCATCTGCGTAGTGCTCAACCTGGCTGAGCTCAACCATTTGGGCTGGCGCAAGATTAAGGCCGCCATCAGGGGCGTCCAGGCCCGCAGGAAGTCTATCTGCGAGATCAGGAAGAAAGACATGGCACATCTTTCCCAGCCACCCAACCTGGGACGCACACAGTCCAGTGAATCAGCCTACGTCTGA